CGGTTTCTGTACGAGCCGGTCCCGAATGTGCGGTTCGAACCCGCACGTTTGGCCACCTCTACTTGCTGGGCCAAACTCTAATAATTGATCTATTTCTTTCATTAAAAAAGAAGGGTGAGTTAAGTGTGTACAGAACCAAACACGGCCTCATAAAGAAAATGGATAGGTAGGGAAATTAGGGATAAGAACAAAAGAAAAGTTAGGTTAGGGGTACTGTAACACGCAGAGGTCAACGCCTTGAACGAATAGTCAAACCCTAAGAAAATTGTGTTGACGTAGTATTAGTTTTATTTCATTTTCTAGAAAGGTCAAAGCAGCCGTTGAGGGCTACTAGCCCAAACACCTGTTGAAATGGCTGGtttgtttgttttttatttttctgtGATAGTAACAAATTGATTGCATGGAGTATCGAATATGCAGAAATTAGGGAAGATTGATTCCAATGTTGGGAGAGGCGTACAGGGCATGTCATGAGTAGTTCAACGATATCCGATCTGATCACAAACCGAAGTTTTGGATATACTGAATCCGAAATTTTAGATTGAAATTTGGATTCCAACTATATCAAACCGATACCTGATCTGAAATCCGAAATCCAATTCAAATACGATCCAAACCAGAAACTCGATTAAAACCTGACACATTTATTATAGATTATATCTAATATTTTATAGGTAATAcatataatttacatatttttctTGTATTATTTGAGTAATAGTAGATTATTATCAATATTGTCAACACTTATTTAGTAAATTataactttttatttcaaaatcagCTTTATTATGTAAGATGTactttgtatatatttatataaaaaaattgtcAAAAATACTAATATTATGTTATCAACATATCTTAGATATTACATAACATGTCAACCCGTGCAATATAATGTGTTTAGCTATTTATTAGTTAATGTATAAATTTTTTAGCTATCATATAAATGTGATTAATAGTTTATtatgtataaataatattaaatttgattatataatTCGTAATTTTGCATACCCGAAAAATATCCGATCCGATACGAAATCCGACATATTTGAATTTGGATAACCCGAAAATATTTAGATTTAGATTTAGATTTTATAATATCCGATCTGAACTCGATTTATTTAACCTTctataaaatgacttatcgagagaTCAATCATGCACTAGTATATATTCTTACACTTTCAGTCGTGAATCGAAACTAATTgagtcaattatgaatcaatcaCTAAATTGAAGATTAATTGAAATAATTAACCGAGATcatagagtaaagttctatggagtccacctttaattggagtcctcggagtccatatatgttctgcaagtaaaatatagcttaaaatattgcaaaacatattatttttcgacaaacatcactattctatcaaaaatcttatagattgcatacattttacaagcagaacattgcaaaaatatatattctacaaaacatgtttagtttgcagaacataaatgttcatgttgcgcatattgcagaacatacatattgtaccgtaaatatatgagatttgcatgattttgttgaagttatgctatttgtgtaacatgttttgcaaaataacacgttttacaatatattttatttgcagaacgtagatggattccgaggactccgataaaaaggtggactccataaaACTTACCCCACATATAATTGACAACTAATAATGGAGTGCCTTTGATGACAATGAACTTGGTCATTACGCCATCCACAAACTTTAATATTTGCCGCACTGATTCATTTTCTGATatgatttattatttattttgttgactgtatattaaaaattatttttctttatttttttataaataaaaatttaagttatatatttttatttagaaaaaaattacaaaaataattttattttaattataccatcaaatcatttaaaaaagaatatttaaaaatcatgcGATTAGTAAAACGAAACATAGGGAGTGAAATTAAAAACATCATCTATATATAACATCAAGTTGTGAGAACTTGAGGACATCCACAGGTTTACCTGAATTACAATATTCCCCAGTAAATTAAAACTGTGGATTAATTAATTAACTGCACTCGTATGAAATTACAACCTTAATAAATGTTAGTAGTATTAAATTGAATATTTATGAAGTCAACGACAAGTGTGCAATACAAGGGGCGATTCCGTCAATTCACGCGGCAACCCAAAACCCTCACGTGCAACGCAAGTGACCTCTTTTTCCGTTGCGTGTAACCTGTTTATCCACGTCACCCTCCCTCCAAAACACCCACACCCGCCAGTCACCAACTAAAATACAACCGGCTACAGCCGGTATAATCTCTCTCACCAACCCCCAAGTATAAATAACAAGTTAAATCTCTCTCCGTCTCTCaaaacttcattttttttaatctCGAAAAACAAGACTCTCGAATTATACACACAAAATATACATACAGATTGAAATTGATTCGGTGAATGTATTGAGAAGATGGGTGCTGAAGCAGAGGTGATGGTGCAACAGAATGTAATTGCAACAGGTGGTGTTTTGAATGTGGAGTACAGATCACGATCTACTAGTAATCTTGATGATTTGAAtgcttttgttggtgtttctagTCCGGGTTTTATTCGTGACCCGATATCTCCTTCTGGGTCGCTCACTTCTCTCTCTCCTCCGGTTAGTTCACCCCTTCCTTTCTTGTATTTTTTGTCTTTTTTGTGTTTgtgtaagagagagagagagagagagagagaggtgttTAGCTGGGATTTTTTGGTGTGATtgataagagagagagagatagagagagggagagagagatggTCAGCTGGTTTTTTGGTATGATtgagaaagagagatagagagagattTAGCTGGGATTTTTGCTATGATTGAAAAGATTTGATATTTGTGTGTatatgttaattatacatatatgaTCTAGCTGGGTTTATTTGGTATGATTGAATATGTGTAGATTTTGTATTTGTGTATGTTTTGACTTTTGTGTATATTTGGATTTGATTTGGATAATTAGATCATTGATAGATACACATCAGTAGTTTGTTTTCTTAGGATTTGATGAAAGCTTAGTTGTAACTATTGATCCGAGCTGGATGCTACAAGGGTTAATTGCAATTGTGTGTTTTAGCTAAAAAGGTCAAAGTTTGATCATGGGTTTGTTAGAATTCTAGGACTTTGATAAGTTAAAGTTGCTGATTCTCCAGAAAAAATTAAGCTGTTAGTAGACCTTTGGGACGATGTTTAAGCTTATTGTGCAAATCAAGATTTTGGGAATATTGGAGTGTTTATGTTAACAATTGAGACCTCAGATATTAACTATATGTCTTATGCTGCTTCAGTTGACCCAGTCTCCCAAAATTTTAAAAGGGGGGAGGGGGTGTTGAATATTTGTCATCTGCATACCTCAATTGAAAGCCCATTCCGGTATATGGTTTCGAGGAATAGCTCAATGATGGGGTTCAAAGATATTGGACAATGTTAGGGCTTGGAGGGTTAAACCTCTGAAAAAATACCTCTATTTTATAGTTTGAGTAAAACCCGCAATGTCATGAATTCTGTTAAGTTATCAACTCTCTCCAATCCTGAAAAGTTTAGTGTTAGTAGATGGGGCTTACTAGATCGTGTATAATTACATTGTTAAATTCTTCAATTCTGTTTTGTCTTTGTCTTGAAGTTTGTGTATGTTGTTCTCTAAGCATGGTTTTGCAACATTTATCTGTTTTTGTCTCTTCTAAGTGATTTGCAAATGTTTTGTGACACTGTAAGATCCACTCATAATTTGTTCAATTGATAAAATTCGGGTCTTCTATGTCATCTTACAAACAGTAGATATTTGGCTCCTTCTTGTCTACAAGTGTTCATGTTTTCTTGTTGAAGTTGCTGGTTCTAATATTTGCATTTCAACAAAAATCACaaatctatttttttaaaattccatAATTGTTTGCTAATTGCATTTACCTCTGGACGAGGTGTTTCATTTCTTTTGTGAAGTTTTGTGTAAAATTATGCCGTGGGTATTCTTATTTGAGGAATATGACTATCTGGGAGCTCAAATAGATTAAGTCTTGGGATTCTTCATTGTAAGTAATAGTACTATTGCTTAGTAAGGTTGAAATGGTTTTTGGAGTTATACTACTCGAGGTTGAATGAGATATCACATTTGAGTGGCTGTCAAGTGTGggatatttttttttttttttgggggggggggggggggaagGACAGCTGTAGGTGCAGTATTGGTGTGTGGTGTAAGGGTTTAATAGTAGATTTACTCTTTTAAGGTGCTTTAGTATCTTTAGGATATGAGTAGTAACTGCTTGatagaattaataattaatattatgGTTTAGTTACCAAAACAAACTATATTCCTTGGTCTTTCTATATTAATCTTAAAGAGCATAATCGGTGCTTAGTGAGTCAAAATAATCCAAATAAATACATTATTGATAGTTTCCAGTGGTAGCCCTCTCTTAAAATAATTGATAATTGAAAAATTTGCTTCTAGTTTACTTCTCCTAGTTATGATTTATCCAGGGTTAATGTAATGAAAATGCGTTGAGTATAAATATCAAACTTAGGTGTGTGCTTTTGAATATTGAGGGGCATATGACCATCCTGGAATCGTCCTTCCTATCCTAGATTTAGAATTATTGTCAAAATTGTGGAAGGTTTGTATTGTGTCAACAGGAAAACTGGTGGTTTGTTTCACTATCATTCTTGGTTCTTTATTGTTTTTTTCTtgaaattatatttataagatGTAACTGATTTTAATGCGGATAACTTGACAAAAAATCCTTGCCTTATAGGTTATGAAATCTCCAGATGCTGAGATTATGCAATATTCACCTAGCATCCGCTCAGGTGGGTTTGCTGATATTGGGCCTCGGAGGTACATGGAAGATCAACACGTAAAGATAGATGATCTCTCAATGTATTTGGGTTCAGATGTCATATTTCCTAAGCCAAATGCTTTCTATGGGGTAGGTTGTCCGATTGTCTGTATTTTACTGCAATTTGATCATTGAATTGTTAGCAAGTTTATACGTGTAATTTGGTATAGGTCTTTGATGGTCATGGAGGACCTGAGGCAGCCGCTTATGTCCGGAAGAATATAAACAGATTCTTTTTTGAGGACGTCAATTTTCCGCAATCGTCTGAAGTTGATGATGCATTTTTAGAAGCAGTTGGGAGCTCTCTTCGCAAAGCATTTCTTCTCGCCGATGCAGCTCTTGCTGATGACTGTAGTGTGAGCACTTCATCTGGGACAACAGCTTTGGCAGCTATTGTATTAGGAAGGTAATACCTGCGCCTATGCATGAGGGCATTATATCCATGTTCGTTTCTCCAttgttctctctctctctctctctctctctctctctctctctctctctctctctcccccctcccCCCCTCCCCCCCCTCTCCTGACTTTGACCAGCAGTGAGTTGCTATATCAGAATATAACTTTAATTTTCTCTTCTGCAGTCGTCTATTAGTGGCCAACGCTGGAGATTGTAGAGCAGTTTTGTGCCGGAAAGGCGAGGCTATTGACATGTCTCAGGACCACAGACCAAGTCATGCTTCGGAAAGGAAACGAGTTGAGGAGCTGGGTGGGTTTATTGATGATGGTTATCTTAATGGCGTTCTATCAGTTACTCGGGCTTTGGGCGATTGGGACCTGAAATTGTCACGAGGCAACCCGTCGCCTCTCATTGCAGAGCCAGATGTCAGGCAGATTGCTCTGACCGAGGATGATGAGTTCCTCATTATAGCCTGTGATGGAATTTGGGATGTAATGTCAAGCCAGCAGGCAATCAGCCTGGTGCGCCGGGGCTTGAGGCGTCATGATGACCCCGGGCAGTGTGCTAGAGACCTGGTCATGGAGGCTCTGCGTCTTAACACTTTTGATAATCTCACTGTGATCATTGTTTGTTTTACTTCCCTCGATCACAGGGAAGCATCACCAACGCCTCAGAGAAGATTAAAATGTTGTAGCCTTTCTGCAGAAGCCCTCTATAGCTTAAGGAACTTGTTGGATGGCAGTGTCAATCAGTGAATATACAGCGGAGACTCGTTCCAAATGTATTTGTGCTGTTTCTGGTTGCTTCATTATAATCAGAAGCAGTTGTGAGCTGGCAGTTTTGTAGGGAATGTTGTAGTGTTAGCGATATTATTTGTGGGTGGGTTGTACATAGATTGGCAAGCATGCGGCGGTGTACTCAATCGATATTATTCAGATCTGTTGTGTACTATTACGTTTTCAGATTATTCAGATCTGTTTTGTACTAATATGTTTTCTGATTGTTAATTTTATCTGACGTTTAACTACTTATATTTGATGGCTTTGAATATCTACAGGGTTGTGTTTGTGTGTGCTTTCGGTATTCTTAAGTTTTTTTAGTAGAGAATGAGAAATGCGAGACAGGATCTACTGTTATAAACTAGAAAGAAACAGGTTAGGAATAGAATCTCATACAAAAATGAGGAGGGCACGTAAGCCACTTGATTGTTTGCGGTGCTAGATGAGGTCTAGAGTTCGATTTTAAACTCCTCTTAGTCCACGACTATGACTGTGTTTGTTAGATGAGGTCTAGAGTTGGATTCTAAGCTCCTTCCCCTAGTACACAACTGCTTGTATTAAGACCTATATTGTACATCAATAGATAGGTAAATTACAAAACCTTTTTGTGTTGTAAAACTGATTCAACCGCTGAAGAGCGACGTATGCTAATGTGCTGTATAGCCTGCAAGTTAGTACTCGTGAATATACTAGTAATTTTCATGAAGCATCGAGTTATGGAGTGCACGTCTTCAAACTAGAATTGCCAGCTCCTGCATTGTTCTTACAGTTAACAACTGTTTTTTCTCCATTATTTACATTTATGATCTATGAGtacaattaatcaatcaattatcAAGGTGTATGCATAATAGTGTAACATGAGCCAACTATTATTTTACCAACATAAACACTCTTTAATGCACGTTGCGGCATTAATTTTCGATGTATATGTATAGTATAAAAAAAGATTTTAATATATACATAAGAAAACAGCGGAACGTGTACTTGGCAATTTCATGCTGCTACTATATATAGAATTATTTTTTCCGAAAATGttaaaatttcataaatttaACTATTTGAGGACTATGTATTCTGTACTTGTAGAGATGTGCATTGACGATTTGACATGAAATTTTTGTGCAAATACAACAATAATGATGAATTAATGACCGTTTGTATGTATATTTAAGAAGATGGATTTTTTGAATATCCACATATATTTTAATTTCCCGTTCAAGATGAGAATCAGGAGGAATACTATTTCCATTCGGATTTTGAGAACTGATTCTGGACTATATTACTTCGACTCTTCAATTTTCCTCAATTTCTCGAATATTTGTGTTAAATATTCGATAGCTGGACATGTATAAGATATCGAGACACCTATTTCAGACCAAAAATATGTaaaaagttttaaaatattgATAAGTCAAACACTTGTACACGTATTCATATTGGACACATTTACCTGAGTATGCATTacataaattttaaatttgaaaatttgaAGTAAAAATTACGGTCAGTGTGTACCAGAGTGACCCGATGATCATCCAAGTTCCTTGTTTTTTTGTAATATTTTCCTTAAAGagttaaaaaattaattaaaaaaaggcATGAAGAAAAAGATGCAAAGTGAAATCTGTCTTATGTGATGCACAGACCAGAAATCTAGTAAAAAGCAAAGTGTAACATGGTGGTGGGAGTTATGAGAAGTAGGCTTGAGACATTGGCAGACAGGATTCATCAACTTATTAAGTGGAAGGTAGCAAAAATAATAACATTGCGGATTACAAGGACAAATAGCACATGACAATCTGCTGGTAAATCCAAAAAGATAAAAAGTCTGACTTGCAAACATCAAATATTATAACACCACTATTACAATCCCAAGTGAATGCATGTAAAGATTCTTCATCAAACACTTTGATCAGAATGATGTAAAACTATTACTAACCACTGAAAATCCCCCGTCAACAGCCAGATTGTGTCCACTGATATAAGCAGACTCATCAGATGCAAGAAACAGAGCTGCATCAGCAATGTGCTTGGCTTTCAATACCACACCTTTCAAATTGGCCAATGCACAACCATTAGTCTCAACTTCACTTGGTTTTATATTATAAGCATTGCAGGAAAGAGGTGTTGCAACCCCGAATGGTGAAATGGAATTAACCCTAATCCCGTGAGCTCCAAGCTCGCTACACGCCGCCCTGACAAGGCCTACCAATGCATGTTTCGACGTTGTGTAAGCGTGTGGTCCGGCTCCTCCTAGTGTTGATGCAACACTTGTGGTGCAGATGATGGATCCACGTATTTTTTTAGCAACCATAGCGCGCGCAGCATGCTTGATTGTGATGGCCACACCGCGAACATTTGTAGCCATAGTGTTGTCGAATTCTTCCATGTCGAGGTCTAGTATGCTTGTCAACGGCCCCATGATTGCAGCATTGCTAAACATAATATCCAGGCTTCCATATTTTTGTATAACAAAGTTTATTGTCTGTACGACTTGTTCTTCATCTCTAACATCACAGTGATGATAACTGACCTTTTCGGAACCTATTGATGCAACAACTTGATGGCCTAGTTCATCTTGAACATCTGCAATGACCACATGTGCTCCATTTTCAGCGAATAATCGTACCGTCTGCTCACCAATTCCACTAGCTGCACCGGTGACAAGTGCTACCTTGCCATCCAACCTAcaaaataaatccaaatttaTTTAACTTAATCAAGATATCAAACACATAATTAACTCTCAAGTAAGAGGGAAGGTACTTACCTTGGCTTAGACATTGAATAAATGAATTTGATGGGGTTGCTCAAGTATGAAAAAAGGGCTCTTGGATCTGCAGTTATGGAGTAGTATATATCTAGTAAACTCAAGAATTTACAAAAGTTGAAGTTGAATAAAACTCATAGCACGAGGTTTTGATGAATGTAACACGGGTTATATATAATGCATATGCTAGTACATTTTTTATGTACCTCTGTCATTGAGGATGTCAGGTTTTAGGCTATTTTTAGTTATAAATTTATTACAACTACTAATATAATTAAAGCAATTCCCACGACAATTCTAAGTTTATGTCAACTATTTTTTTGCAATTTTGTATAGAAAAGAATTTTAAGTACATGTATGATTGGAGCAACTGTTTAAACTAACAGCCAGGCTTTCACACTTGTTGATTGTCTTGAGCATTCAGTGCATGCTCACCGCTCAATAATCCTCATTACTTGAACGGAAATTACATGCTCCCTCCGTCCCGGCCAATTGTTTATATTTGGTTTGGGCACGAAagttaagaaatatgtataaaatagtggaaaagagaaaaaaaagtgagtaaagtaatGAGACTCATtgttttttaatttataaaaaggagatagtggagtaaaagtagtgtgaaaagggaaaaaaaaatggaaaagtGATGGGACCCATTTgctatttttggtaagttttgacATGTAAATAATTGGATGAGACATCCAAAAAGCAAAGTGTAAAGAAATGGTTGGGACATATGGAGTATTATTATTAAAAGTTCCGACTTTTGACAAAAAAATAGTGGCGGAGTGAATTGGTTGCATATTATTAGGGTGATTTGACAAAAAAAACGTGAAAATGAACCTGAAATTACAGAACATCGTCATTAAACTAGAATCTTATCCGCCGGTAAAATAGCAGATCTTGAAAATGTGCGTGTGAAATTGataaattgttgattaaatattttttttgaaactaAAGGGAATTTTATTAACTTGAAAACTCAGAAGGAACCATCTCCAACAGCAAATCTGGAGGAAATATAGAACAATTGTAGCTATCTAGCAAACAAGAGGCACTAGCCATAAAATACGCAACCTTGTTCGCTTACTTTTTAACATGGTAAATAGATAGATCAACTCGGTTTCAAAACCTATCCAAACACTCATCTAGAACATGCCCAACCTCTAGCTGATATGACTCCCCGACTTCAAAGCATGCACCACCAGTTGGGAATCAGACTCGATAACAACCTGATGCAGACCCATACTTTCTATCCATTCGATTGCTTCCAACACTCCCCTAGCCTTTGCCTCCAAAACTAATACCTCACCTGCTAACTTCATGACTTTACCCATGACAAAGTGCCCTGAATCACTCCGAATGACCATTCCCAACGTATACATATTTGCCCCCGGATTTGCATCCACATTCAACTTAAGCCACCCAACATAAGGGCATTGCCATCTTACTTGTTCATTCGACACTGTTTTATTATGTCCTCTATTAGTAAGTGAGCTTCTTTTGTTCACTTCTTGCCACTCCTGTACCTGTTTAGTGCTCAGATCGATTGTGATTGCAGCTTGTATTATTTTCCCCTCCCAAATCTTTTTATTCCTTGCAAACCAAATACCAGATAAAATAACTGCCATCTTTTGAACTATCTCTGTGGGTTCCTTACTGATCATCTCCAGAAGCCAATTCGGAACCTCTTCCATATCATATATGTCAATATCCAGTCCTGATCTATGCCAACACTCCTTGGCAAACGCGCATTCGCAAAATACGTGTCTTAGATGTTAAATGTCAGTTTCACA
This sequence is a window from Apium graveolens cultivar Ventura chromosome 9, ASM990537v1, whole genome shotgun sequence. Protein-coding genes within it:
- the LOC141683400 gene encoding putative protein phosphatase 2C 49 — its product is MGAEAEVMVQQNVIATGGVLNVEYRSRSTSNLDDLNAFVGVSSPGFIRDPISPSGSLTSLSPPVMKSPDAEIMQYSPSIRSGGFADIGPRRYMEDQHVKIDDLSMYLGSDVIFPKPNAFYGVFDGHGGPEAAAYVRKNINRFFFEDVNFPQSSEVDDAFLEAVGSSLRKAFLLADAALADDCSVSTSSGTTALAAIVLGSRLLVANAGDCRAVLCRKGEAIDMSQDHRPSHASERKRVEELGGFIDDGYLNGVLSVTRALGDWDLKLSRGNPSPLIAEPDVRQIALTEDDEFLIIACDGIWDVMSSQQAISLVRRGLRRHDDPGQCARDLVMEALRLNTFDNLTVIIVCFTSLDHREASPTPQRRLKCCSLSAEALYSLRNLLDGSVNQ
- the LOC141683401 gene encoding short-chain dehydrogenase reductase 3b-like — protein: MSKPRLDGKVALVTGAASGIGEQTVRLFAENGAHVVIADVQDELGHQVVASIGSEKVSYHHCDVRDEEQVVQTINFVIQKYGSLDIMFSNAAIMGPLTSILDLDMEEFDNTMATNVRGVAITIKHAARAMVAKKIRGSIICTTSVASTLGGAGPHAYTTSKHALVGLVRAACSELGAHGIRVNSISPFGVATPLSCNAYNIKPSEVETNGCALANLKGVVLKAKHIADAALFLASDESAYISGHNLAVDGGFSVVSNSFTSF